Within Elizabethkingia sp. JS20170427COW, the genomic segment GGAAGGTTATAATCATAATGGTAGTAAGAGCCACTTGTCCCAAAAGTCCAATTGCTGAAAAAGGCATCTGCAGGTTGCCAACGATAAGATAATCCCGCCGACCCTGTTGCCGTTCCCGTTCCTGTACTTATGGAAGGCGAAACCTGGTAGATTAATCGTGGAGGTAGTAAGCTACTATTGGTAAACTTCATCCCTAGGATAAATTTATCATAATTATTCCAAGAAAATTTAGGTATCCAATATACTTCATTATACTCAGGATTCGGCACATCGGTAATAAACCTAAACTTCAGTTTCCTCATATTGGTAAATAAGCCCTTGGTATAAATATAATTGTCTGAAAATTTATATTCAGGAAAAGAATAGTGGTTGTTAATCTGTATTTTATCTGTATTAAGGTTTGGGATTAGGTATTTCTGTGCTTTTTTAGAGGTGGTTGTATTCAACCAATAGGTATTTTTTTCTCCATTAGCATCTACAGATTGTAACTTAAATGGGATAGGCAAATCCGTATTTTTAGAAATCTCTACCGCTAGTTGATTTCCAACTTCTTTCACAGATCTTACCTTAAAGTTCACTCGGTTTCTTTTTTGAATGAAAGACTCTAGGTAAGCGGATTTCTCATGTGATGCTACCCTTAATTGATTTATAAAATCCTTCCCTGATATCTCTGTATTTCTATTCTCTTCAAAATATTTTTTGATGAATTGATTAAATTGCTGATGTCCCATTTGCTCAGCAATAGCGCTAAAAATTGTTCCCATCTCAAAATTACTCACAGCCATCATATTGTACTTGCTTAATTCCGTAAGTGGAGTACTAATCGCCTGATCCAAATTTTGAGTTAAGATGTATTTGTAGCCCAAGCCATATCTTTCAATAAGGTCTATATCGGATATGTTAAACCATTTCAAAGGTTTCAATTTCCATATTTTCACTTCTTCGGGAAGCAAACCTGCTAGCTTTTCATCGGCATAATTTTTTTCTAGATATTGCATTTCCAAATAAGTCTTTAACCCATTATACAGCCAATGGTTGTGGTTACGATCTGCCATAAAAGATTTTTCAACTATACTTTTAGAAAGCATGCTGAAATAATTAAGGTCTAATCGCTCGGGAGTTTCAAAAACTTTAAATCTCCATTTTTTAAATACAATATCATCGCTACCTAAAAAGCCATCTTGCTTCTTTTCACGAGTTCCCAATAATATTTTTTCTGGAAGAAAACCTATTCTGTCATCAATAAATTTCAGTTGTAAAGGGAGGTAAAAATCCAACAAAGCTCTTTCTTCATTAGAAATGGTATAACCTAAATCAATATCGATATTTTTAGAATTTACAGTATAGCTCAGCCTGCTTTTCTGGTTTTGAAAGCCTATTGAAAATTCGGGATCTTCATATAAAAAACCTCGGAAATGAGAAGGAGAAAGCTCCTTAAGATTCGATAGAATATAAGCGTCCTTGGCTTCAAACTTTACATCCCAATAATTTCCTGCACTTTGGTTGTCTTCGATATCCAAAAAATATTTAGGGCTCAATTTATTGTCTTCAAAATTATCGGGAACCAAAAAGAAATACTTCAACAACAACGAGTTTTCATGGTAACCATATTGAGTGATTTTAGCTGAGGGAAGCTGGACATCATATTCAAATTCTAAAGTTATCTTCTTACCTACTTTCAGTGGCGTACGCAACTTCAGATAAATATTTTCTTCTCTGGTATTGCTTACATATTCCACTTGTTCTCTATCCACAGATAAATTTTCCAAAAAACCTCTCTCCTCTTTTTTAGAAAAATACAATTGCGTTTTACGTTCCTCCAGTTTCCTTTTTCCTAAAGGAGTTCTACTATTTCTGTATGCATTGACCCATGAGAGCATTTTCACCGAATCCATTTCTCGTTTTAATGGATTTACATACACTAATTTTTGCTTCACATGAAGCTTGTAGTTTACCTCATCCAATTGTACCTTGATAAAAATAGAATCGCGTTGGGCATAAGTTAGCAAAGGAAAAAAAAGCAAAGCAAGCCTCCAACTCAGCTTAGTTTTTTCCTTTCTAAAAAAGCATTTTATATATTGGTACAGAGGTTTCATCTATCGTTCTAAAAAGCTCATTAGGTCTATATAATTTTTTTGGTTTACAGAATGCCCACTCATATATTCTCTAAAGCTAAAGTGGATTCCTAAATCCTCCAATAATTCGGCTGCTGTCCTCGCCAAATCTAAAGGAATTACCCCATCTTCCATCCCGTGAGAAATAAAAAAATCTAGTTCTTGTAAAGCCTTTGTATTTCGAGACAAATTCTGAAGTATTTTCAGTTCTGGATATGCACTAAGGATGGCTATCTTTTGGTAGTTTTCAGGATTCCTAAGCGCTAAGGCATAAGACAAAATCCCTCCTTGGCTAAAGCCCATCAAATGAGTTTTACCCGAAATCCCATATTCTTGTTGAATATCTTGTATATTACTTGTTATCTCTTTTAAAGCCTCTTCTGCCTGCTCCATATCGATAAACTGATCTACATCGGTAAAATTAATATTATACCAAGCATAGCCACCATAGGAAGAAAGTATGGGAGCTCTAAAGCTCACCACCAGCCAATTTTCAGGCAAAGAAGGAACAAAGCTAAACAAATCTTCTTCATTACTTCCATAGCCATGTAACATTACCAAAAGACGAGTATTTTCATCAATGGTATAAGGTTTTCTCAAAAGATAATGCAATTTCATGAAACAAATATAGAGATTAGTTTCCCACTTTTTCATGTATTTTTCAAATTTAATAATAAGCTTCAACTCCCTTGCATTACGGATAAGGTTTTGATACATAAATTCTAAAACTTATCTTTGCAAAATCATCCTCATTAGGGATAAAATCCATACCATGACTATTAATCTCAACCAAAATAAAAATTTAAAAATTTTCAAACTCGTTAGTGAAGCAGCTAAAAAAAATCAACAATCTGCTTTTATTGTCGGAGGGTATGTTAGAGATTTAATTATGAATCGAAAAAGCCCTACAGATATCGATTTTGTTACCGAAAGTAGTGGTATAAAACTCGCCGAGACTTTGGCCAATATGATAGAACCTCGTCCAAAGGTATCTGTTTTTAAAACTTACGGAACTGCGATGATAAAATTCAGAAATATGGATCTTGAATTTGTAGGAGCTCGCAAAGAAAGTTATACTGAAAACAGTAGAAACCCTGAAGTAGAGGCTGGCAGTTTGGAAGATGACCAAAAACGAAGAGACTTTACCATCAATGCAATGGCAATTTCTCTTGATAAAAATAGTTTTGGAGAATTGATAGATCCCTTTAATGGATTACAGGACATCAAGGATAAAATTCTTCGTACCCCTTTAGAACCTGTGCAAACCTACTCTGACGATCCACTCAGAATGATGAGAGCCATCCGTTTTGCTGCTACTCTAGGCTTCGACATTGAAGAAAACTCTCTAAAAGCCATACAGCAAGAGGCTCACCGTATCAAAATCGTATCCATGGAAAGGATTATGACAGAATTTAACAAAATTATGATGTCTGAAAAGCCTTCTCGTGGTCTTAAGATTCTTGAAGAAACAGGGCTTTTCCAAATTATCCTTCCTGAAATTGTAGCCTTAAAAGGAATTGAGGAAATTGATGGTTTAAAACATAAAGATAACTTCTATCATACTTTAGAAGTGGTAGATAATATTTCCAAAAACACGGATAACCTCTGGTTAAGATGGGCAGCCCTACTTCACGATGTGGGCAAAGCTCCTACCAAAAAATTTACCCCTGAATTTGGATGGTCTTTTCATGGTCATGAATTTTTAGGATCCAAAATGGTGAAATCGCTTTTCCAACGTCTAAAACTGCCTTTGGGACCCGAGAGAAAATATGTACAAAAAATGGTAAAGCTCTCTTCTCGCCCTATTGCTTTAATTACCGACGATGCTTCCGATAGCGCTCTGCGCCGTTTGCTTTTTGATGCTGGTGAAGATTTAGAAGATTTATTCACCCTATGCAAAGCCGATATTACCACGAAAAATCCTCAGAAGCAACAACGCTTCAAGAAAAATTTCGAGTATGTTGAAAATAAAATAAAAGAGGTAGAAGAGAAGGATCATGTTAGAAACTTCCAGCCTCCTATCACTGGTGAAGAAATCATGAAACTCTTCGGCCTTAACCCTGGTAGAGAAATTGGAGTTCTTAAAGAAAAGGTAAAAGAAGCCATCCTAGAAGGGATTATCCCTAATGACAAGGAAGCGGCTACACAATTTACCATACAGCAAGCTCAAGAGCTTTTTAACCTAAAAGTTAAATAACAATACCACCTCCAGTAGAGCTTTTCTACTGTTTTTTTTATCTATTTAATTGTCAAAATCCTATCAACAAATAGGATTTTTTCGTGGCTCTATTCTACAAAACAAGAAAGCCCTCAATGAAGAGAGCTTTCTTGTTAAAAGTCAATCAATTTTCAATATTCTGATTGATTTAAGAAAAAATGTGATTTGATATTTTAATTTTTATCCCAAATTAATTTAGTTTTCATATCATCTGCTCCCATGTTTGATACAGCAGCATTGTAATTTGCACTATTTAATAAAGGAAGAGATGTTGGATAATAAATTCTTGTTGGTAGATCTGTAAGTCCTGAAATTAATGATGTAAATGTATATGGTGTTCCATCATTTAATTGTCCTTGTTGTCCAGGTAACAACAATAAATTAGGATATCCTGTTCTTCTATATTCTGCCCAAGCTTCATATGGTTGCATAAATAGTGCTATCCATTTCTGATTTAACACATTTGCTTTATTTGCAGGAGGTAATGAGTTCACAAATTGTGTTATTTTACTATCCTCTACGTTCCATTTTTCTAAAGAAGCTTGAACAGCTTTTTTATAATGAGTATCATCCCAACCATTTGCCTCACAAAGAAGAAATTCTACTTCTGAATATTCCATTAATATTTCTGTATAATCTTTTCTAATAACATTACTACTCCAATAACTAGAGCTAGCTCTTTGAGATGCTGTTAAAGAAGATGGGATACCGTAAGGCATACCTTGTATATTATCTGGATTTGTTTCCTCTGCTACTTTACCATCCATAATGTCTGATATTAAAGCTCCTACAGGGGCAGCAAATTTAAATAAACGAGGATCTTGTCCAAAATTACCTTTTTTACCTTTTAATACTTCAGTAAATGTTTTATTAATATCAAAATCTGATCTACCTATAAACCAACTATAAATAGGAGATGGATTAACTAAATTGTTTTCATATTTCAATCCTACATTATCATCATTAGATTGCATAACTCCACTTGCTATAGCTTCTTGTATTGCTATATCGGCACCTGGAACAACTCCTTTAACCCTAGTTGCGACTCTCAATCTCAAAGAATTAGCAAATCTTTTTAGTTTTTCCCCGCTACCAAATAGATGATCTCCTGTAGTAAATACAACATCACCTGTAGTAATCATATCAGAAGCTTCCTTCAATTCTTTCAATATATCTGTATATATCTTTAATTGAGATGCAAATTTAGGCGTAGTTGTAGATTCAATACCTAACGCTTGAAAATCAGCATCTTTATTCCCATAAGAATAATAAGGTACATCCCCAAATGTATCTGCTAAATTTAAAAACACATAAGATAACATTACTCTTGCTGCCGCAATTTGATTATTATTTGGTCCATAAACGCTCATTTGAGAAGCTGTTGCGGGATCGGTATTAAGTTCTATTATTTTTTTATAGTCTGCAGCAACCATATAATATGTAGACCATAATGATTGGCTACTAGTAATACGATATTGATATCTATCCTCTTCTGTATAATTTCTTTGAGCTGAATATTGCATCCAAGGTAACGCTAATCTACCTGATTCAAAACTTGATCTAGAGCCATCCATCAATTGCTTGTTTGCATTATTAAACAAACCATAGGTAAGTGGTTTATCTGTCTTATTTGGATCGGCATTAATTTCTTCAAACTCATTAGTACAACTCACTGAAGATAATGATATAGCCAGCGTTGATAATGCTAATGATATTCTAATTATATTTTTTTTCATTATATTCAATATTAAAATTTAAATGATAAGTTTACTCCATATTGTCTTGTAGAAGGTAAAGATCCCCCTTCTAAACCTTGAATATTTCCTGATCCATATGAAGTATTTTCTGGATCCATACCTTTCCAATCAAGGTTCCATGCAAATAAATTTCTTGCAAATGCAGAAATTCTAACCCCTGTAAGTGATGTACCTTGTAGAAAATCTTTCGGTAAATCATAAGACAACGTGATATCTCTCAATTTAATATAACTAGCATCAAATACATTCTGAGCATCTACAGTATTATAATAGGATTTTCCCCAATCAACTGCAGATATTCTCTGATCATTAATTGTTCCATCTTCTTTAACTCCTTCTAAAACAACACCTCCTTCTCTATTCCCATTTAAAGCACTCTCTTCAATCATACCAGAATACATTCCCCACATATGGCTAGTAGAAAAATATTTACCACCTTTTTGAATATCTATAAGGGCTGATAAACTAATATTCTTATACTTAAATGAGTTTCTAATACCCATATTATAGTCTGGTAATATAGAACCTAAGTTTTCAATGCCTGTTGCTTTATATAGTCCATCTGATCCAACTACTTTATTACCATTAGCATCATATACGAAATTGGTACCATAAATTGTACCATAAGGTTGACCTACTGTAGCATATAACTGTGCTCTAAATGGCGCATTCGTATATAAATAATTCTGAGCTCCAAAATCTAATTCTTCAACCTTATTTACATTTTTGGCAAAGTTTACATTTATATTCCATGAAAAGTTTGGAGTTTTAATTGGGGTACCATAAACATTTAATTCCACCCCTTTATTAGTCATTAGTCCTCCATTAATTACAGTGTATCTAAATCCTGTAGAATAATCAATTTCTAATGGTAATATCAAATCTCTAATTTTGACATCATAATAAGTTGCATCAAACCCTATTCTATTTTTCAAGAAGCTCATTTCTAACCCAATCTCTTTTGTCGTCTTCCTTTCTGGTTTCAAATTAGTATTTGCTTTTGTTGGGTTTAGTGAATATCTAGGATCTCCTAAAAACGGTATTAATGCATCTGCATAATCAACAGTTTGATAAGGGTTAGTATCATTTCCTATATTAGCCCATCCAAGTCTTAACTTCCCAAATGACAACCATGGTGCTTTAATAATACTTGAAAATATAAATGATAATGTTGCTGAAGGATAAAATGAATCTGTTGTTACAGTTGAAAACCAATCATTTCTCCCAGTAGCTTCTAAATATAAAAAATCTTTATATCCCAATGAAATTTGACCATATAAACTATTTACTCTCTTTTGATTTTCTGCATTAGTTGCTAATGCATTTTCTCTACTATTAGATAAATTATAATAGTTTGGGATTATTAACCCCCCAACACTTGCACCCGTAATAAGAGCTACTTTATTTTGTCTTCTATTAACCCCAACAAAAGAAGTTAAGTTAAAATCACCAAATTTATTATCATAATGTAATCTTGCTTCATAATTATATTCAGAAACAGTTCTCTTACTCGTTCTATAAGAAGATTGTGCTTGAGAACCAACGGCAACAACAGATTGTTGACTTAAAGTATAATTATCTCCCATTACATTAGCTACTAAATATAGATTTTTTGTAAAATTATATGTCAAATTAATAGTACCATATACTCTACTTCTCTGATCTTTAGTCCAATTTTCATATAAGGTCCAGTATGGATTATCGTGATATGCTGGAGTTGAATCATTCCATGCTGATCTATTCCATGCCCTTTGAGAGCCATCTGCCAACTTATAATCTCTTAATTTTGCATAATCTAACTGACGCTGCCCCCATTGGAAAAATTTCACTCCAAAAGAATCATCTCCATATCCTGTATCTGGTCTATTACTCGCACTTGTATTCACATAATTAATAACAGTACTCGCCTTTAATTTATCTGAAAGCTTAGTGGTTGCATTAAATGAAAAATTATTTTTATCAATACCTGAAGAAGGTAATATACCTGAAATATTTGTATTAGTGTATGAAAATCTTACATTAGTATTTTCAAATGATTTGGAAACAGCAATATTGTTAGTATACGTTACCCCTGTCTGAAAAAATTTATCCACATCATTAGCCGGAGCTACCCATGGAACCTCTTTCATGTAATCATTTTTAAACTCAGTATCAAAAGCATACCAAGGAAGATACATCAAGTTTGGATTATATTTAGGTCCCCAACTCTCATCAGTACTATAATCAGCAATATTATATTTTTTTCCAGCTATTGTAATTTGTTCAAACTGATCAGAACTTCCTCCACCGTATTCTCTTTGTAAATTTGGATATATATATATGCTTTCAAATGAAACTCCGGTATTTAAATCTATTGTTGTTCGTCCTCTTTTTGCTGATTTTGTAGTATAAATAATTACCCCATTAGATGCTCTTGAACCGTAAAGAGCAGATGCAGGACCCCCTTTTAAAACAGTAACACTTTCAATATCATCAGGGTTTATATCAAATGAAGCATCTCCATAATCTCTACCTCCACCTCCTCTCTGAGTATCTGTACTGTTAACATTTGTATTATCTAAAGGTATTCCATCAACAATAATTAATGGTCTATTTTCTCCAGTAATAGAACTTATACCTCTAACAGTAATACGGGTAGATCCCCCCATCGTTGATGGTGCATTTACTTGTACCCCTGCTACATTTCCTGATAACGCACTCACTGCATTTACTTGTCCTGCTTCTGAAATCAAATCTCCTTTAACTTCTTGAGATGCATAACCTAAAGATTTTTTCTCTCTTTTGATACCCAAAGCGGTAACCACCACTTCTTGGATATCAGTAGTTTTAGAAGAGTCTTGTTTTGTTTTTTGGGCTGAAACTAAGCCAAAAGACGATGACAAGACAACAGCTAAAACTGTGCTTGTTAGTTTCTTCATATCAAATTAATTTTTCACTTTTACAAATATGTGAAACTTTTGTTAACTCACAAAGTTTTTTTGTAATATTTTTTAGTATTTCTTAACACATAATTAAAACAGGTAGATAATATAACTATTTTAAGTACTTTTGCAAGTATGGATACACATTACACAAACTCCCTAATAGAGGCAGGTTGCGACGAGGTTGGCAGAGGCTGTTTAGCAGGTCCTGTGGTAGCCGCCGCAGTTATCATCGATCGTAATTTTAACAATGCATTGATTAACGATTCTAAGAAATTAAGCAGTAAAAACATTAAAATCCTTGCCGAAGAGATAAAAAATAACGCTATTGATTATGCAATTGCAGAGTTATCCCCATCTTTTATTGACGAACATAACATTCTACAAGCAAGCATACACGCCATGCATTTGGCATTAGATCAACTTACCACTCGCCCCGAATTTATCCTCGTGGATGGTAATCGTTTTCACCCCTATCCCTTCACTCCACACCAGTGTATTGTAAAAGGAGATTCTAAATTCTTAAGTATCGCTGCAGCTTCCATCATTGCCAAGGACTACCGAGATAGACTAATGGAGAAATTGCATGAAGAGTACCCTCAATACGCATGGGATAAAAATGTAGGCTATCCTACCAAAGCTCACCGAGAGGCTATTCAGGAATTTGGTCCTACTCATTATCACAGAATGAGTTTCAAACTTCTTTAAAATCCAAAAAACTAACCTCCCCTTGCCTAAGTTTTACTAAATTTGTAGATACATGAAAACAGATACACTTTTATCACAACTCAAAAGCCCCATTTTACTTGCTCCCATGTTGGGGGTTGTTACCCCAGAAATGGTTGCCGCAGTTTCCAACCATGGAGCCTTGGGAGGATTACCTTTAGGAGGACAAAGCCCCGAAAAAGCTTTACAGCTCATCCAAAAAACCAAATCTCTAACTTCAGAAATCTTTGCCGTCAACTTATTTACTCACTCGAAGCCTTCGTTGGAGCAAAATCTCACGAAGGTAGAAAAAATGAAAAGCTACCTTTTGCAAAAGGTAAAAGACAAGCAATGGTCGGAACAATATGACTTCAATTATTCTTTCTACCCTTACCAAGATTTGATAGACATCATCATTGCTGAAGAAATCAAAGTGGTTAGCTTCACCTTCGGGAGGTTGGATGCGGAAAGTATCCAGAAACTAAAAGACCATTCTATTCTGATTATTGGTACCGCTACCTGCCTAGAAGAGGCAATGTTATTAGAAAAAAGTGGCATAGATATGGTCGTTGCTCAAGGCATAGAAGCAGGAGGACATAGAGGTGGATTTTTAGAAGGTGACCTCCCTCAAGTTGGCCTCTTCTCATTACTCCCACAGCTTGTTGAAAATCTCAGTATTCCTGTTATAGCTTCTGGAGGTATTTACGATCATAAGACCATGCAAGCTGCATTTCAGCTAGGAGCGCAAGCCGTACAAATCGGTAGTTACTTTATTGCGGCTACTGAGAGTTTAGCTACAGATACCTATCGTCAACTTTTAAAGCAAAGTAAAGATACTTCCACCATGCTTACCAAAAGTTTTAGTGGCAGGTGGGCAAGAGGAATTAAAAACGAATGGATGATGGAAACTCAGGATATGGAAATCCCAGATTATCCACTTCAGAATCTCCTCACCCAACCTCTAAGAGCTTTGGCTAAAGCTCATGGAGATATAGAATATACCAACTATTGGGCTGGTCAAAATGCCCATCATGCCAAAACAGTAAGCACTCAAGAAATTATCGAGGAGCTTACCAATATTTATAAAACAATAAAAATTTAAATATGGATTTATTAAATCTTGAACCTAAGGCGATTTGGAAAAATTTCTCAGCCTTAAATTCGGTTCCAAGACCTTCTAAAAAGGAGGAAAAAGTGATTGCTTTTATCAAAAGTTTTGGTGAAAGCCTAAATCTAGATACTTATGTTGATAAAACAGGAAACGTTATCATCCGTAAACCTGCTACTCCTGGGATGGAAGATCGTAAAATGATCGTTTTACAATCCCACCTAGACATGGTATGCCAAAAAAATAACGATACCGTTTTTGATTTTGAAACACAAGGAATAGAAATGTATGTGGATGGCGACTGGGTAAGAGCTAAAGGTACTACTCTAGGTGCCGACAATGGACTTGGGGTAGCGACCATCATGAGCATTCTTGAAAGTAACGACATCCCCCACCCTGCATTAGAAGCTCTTTTTACCATTGATGAAGAGACAGGAATGACAGGAGCTTTCGGGCTTGAAGAAGGCACTTTACAAGGAGAAATTTTACTTAACTTAGATACCGAAGAAGACGATGAAATTGATATAGGTTGTGCTGGAGGTGTTGATGTAAGTGCTTATCACAGCTACGCGACACAAAGTTTTACAGGAAAAGCAATTTGCGTAAGCATCAAAGGGCTGAAAGGAGGACACTCTGGTATGGACATCATCAAAGGACGTGGAAATGCTAATGTTTTACTTTCTCGTTTCTTATTTGTTGGTTTATCTCAACAATTACAACTGCTTTCTATACAATCTGGTGGATTAAGAAATGCTATTCCTAGAGAGGGAACAGCTTACTTCACCGTTAATAATTCTGCCGAATATCTAAAACTTGCTGAAGTTTTAAAATCTGAAATCCTAAACGAATACAAAAGTATTGAGAAAGAAATCAACATCAACATCAGCGAGGTGGAAACTGAACAAAACGCTATCAGTATTGAAGATTCTGCCAGCCTTATCAAAAGCTTAAAAGCTGCCCATAATGGCGTATACAGAATGAGTCCCGATGTTGAAGGATTGGTAGAGGCTTCTAACAATATTGCAAAAGTAGTCTTAGACAACGGAGAGCTAAAAATCCTTAACCTTACCCGTTCTTCTGTGGAATCTACTAAAATGGAAGTTGCAGAACAACTAAGAGCAGCTTTTGAACTAGGAGGAATGAGGGTAAAATTCACAGGTTCTTATCCAGGATGGCAACCTAACCCACACTCTGAGATTGTAGAAATTTTAGAAAACATCTACACTCGTAAATTTGGTGATAAACCTAATGTAGTAGCCTGCCACGCTGGGTTAGAATGTGGTCTTATCGGAGCCCACTATCCTAAAATGGAAATGGTATCTTTTGGACCTACGATTAAGGGAGCTCACTCTCCTGAAGAAAGAGCTAGTATCGCTTCTACTCAGAAATTCTGGAGCTTCTTACAAGATATTTTAAAAGAAATTCCTAAAAAATAAACATCTCATAAAATGAGGACTTTGCCCAGCAGAGTCCTTTTTTTATGGATTAGTACCTCATCAAAAAACTCCTTGCCGTATGGCAAGGAGTTTTGTATTTATCACTTGGAAAAAGATTATTCCTCAGTTTTCTTTTTTGTTGTTTTTTTAGCAGGTTTTTTCTCTTCACCTTCAGCTTTTTTTTCAGCTTTAGCTTTAGTAATTTTTGCTGCCGATTTCTTTGTCGGCTTTTTTTCTACTTTTTCTTCTGCTACTACTTCTTCAGCAGGTGCAACTTCTTCAACTTGAGGTTGAGCGAAATTTTCCTCTTTAATATATCCTCCTTTTTGAAGAATGTTATACCATTGAATTAGTTTTTTGATATCCGATTCGTAAACTCTATTTACATCATAATTAGGAAGTGCTTCTGCCATAAAAGCTCTTAACTCTGCAGATGCAGATTTATGAGAAATAGTTGCTTTAAAATCTTCTTTTTTAGCAATATTATGGAAAACTTCAAATAAAGGCACCTCAGCATCAAAAGTAAACATAGAGATATTATCCAAAAGACTTACTTGGCTAGAGTTGGAGATATTAGATTTTTTACCTGTAGTAATATCTTCAATAATAAAACCATTTCTTAGTTGAGATACTAATTTGAAAAGCCCCGGTTTACCCGAAATCGAGATAATTTTTTCTAACTGCATTTTTATATTTTTATCTTATTAATATTAAATTTTATTTAGGGAATCTCATTTTATAATCTACCCCTACTTCTCCTGTGGTAATTTTGTGCAATTTACCTTTAATAAGTTTTTTCTTCAAAGCACTTAATTTATCGGTAAACAATACCCCTTCGATATGATCATATTCATGCTGAATAACTCTGGCACGAATATCCGAAAAAGTTTCGGTATGTTTTACAAAATTTTCATCATAATATTCGATAACGATAGTTTCTGGTCTACTCACATCTTCTCTGATATCTGGGATGCTTAGGCAACCTTCGTTAAATTTCCAAGGCTCTCCGCTGTATTCTACAATCTGAGCATTGATAAAAACTTTTTTAAAGTCTTTCAACTCATCTTGTATTTCTACATAGTCCTCATCTTCAGCCAGAGGACAAATATCTATTACAAACAAGCGGATATCCAGCCCTATTTGAGGAGCTGCTAAACCTATACCATGTGCTTGATACATGGTTTCAAACATATTATCGAT encodes:
- the def gene encoding peptide deformylase, whose product is MILPIRAYGDTVLRKKAHDITPDYPGLKELIDNMFETMYQAHGIGLAAPQIGLDIRLFVIDICPLAEDEDYVEIQDELKDFKKVFINAQIVEYSGEPWKFNEGCLSIPDIREDVSRPETIVIEYYDENFVKHTETFSDIRARVIQHEYDHIEGVLFTDKLSALKKKLIKGKLHKITTGEVGVDYKMRFPK